In a genomic window of Festucalex cinctus isolate MCC-2025b chromosome 11, RoL_Fcin_1.0, whole genome shotgun sequence:
- the f5 gene encoding coagulation factor V isoform X1, whose protein sequence is MRLGVWTGDPSLLPVLLLALLTSFSVHVGGNQQDQTRTRHYYIAAKEIYWNYNDNDTHRFSPMYKKVVFREYEKDFTQEKVHDPSLGLLGPTLRAEQGETLVITFRNLASEPHNLHPHGIAYGKNSEGAQYFDNTSPKEKEDDVVKPGNEHVYYWEVTPDVSPKPDDPACLTYSYISHMNLVEDFNSGLIGALLICKNGSLDESGMQAGIKRELVLLFGVFDERESIYKPKDRSLDHVHYTINGYTKGALPGLSICAYSSVSLYLLGMSSEPELFSVHITGQVLQHMRHKVSSLGLISASSTTASMVPVHIGRWMISSHVLKHIEEGMHAFLDVNTCEGIKAPRHRMTLEQRRESREWKYYIAAEEVIWDYAPNMPEYIDKSYKIQYLEQSPTRIGRKYKKVVYTLYNESFTERIENKQRKSELGILGPVIRAQVRDVIKIVFKNMASRPYSIYPHGLTIEKSEEGVNYPEGGNKTHAVQPGETYTYVWRVAEEDGPLKGDSRCLTRMYHSAVDTPRDIASGLIGPLLICKGQSLNVRNVQVKSDKEQQAMFAVFDENKSWYLDDNIRQFCDRSRVNKADPNFYKSNVMHTINGYVYESGPLLGFCNGEVATWHVSSVGSQDYIQTATVYGHTFELNNRMEDILSLYPMTGDTITMRMENIGVWLLASLNSHETTKGMRLKFQDVECFRDHHYEYSDYYEPGKMQFDLWKTPTRTEIMNKKEEELKKAKEPAPSTTATDDYTEMFANELGLRSLKKQATVESVEKIDLSFLDYDAVDVPDGKFTIKTKTSIYGNTGLSQDEGTNSSASGLASSLDNESTSKTTQTTLCNTTASLNFGNISTNITNLTEATRSLEAEKFNKTLPSDNLTSLCLKEKLKEALARGEVITSLESQNKTAVDTVHRANVTNAFDYGPLMNLTKSKSAQSGNSVLEQSNATSHLNKTQFSDVRQATSEDLNGSESSEEVFIYLNQNHTEVIKTTSVRTASHNWTYDATYKKVPMEIPDHVVEYIKETPTPKKTPKIKRVNFRQWPQKGQGMKTRKRKVYKPEVTSGLPLSPRGFNPDLTPRGSRPASAQAILFEEDLINTPVVIGVPRPDFSDYEFYIPGDEPDHLSLDKQDLKADEYEYVNYKDPYSSHQDIKTFNIEETAKYYLKHSGPNFKMYFIAAEEVEWDYAGSGQRRQERSHQNSRNTKFKKVVFRGYTDGLFRTPEIRGEKEQHLGILGPVIKAEYGQSIMVVFKNKAKRPFSLHPNGVTYTKWTEGLSYEDSSKPWYRDDNEVPPNGNFTYIWKVPRKPAHRPDEPHCQTWTYYSGVNPEKDIHSGLIGPLLVCPEGTFKNVTNTREFALLFMTFDESQSWYYEENRETMQRERRRGVPDPILKETLQFHSINGITYSLKGLRMYTNQLIRWHLINMGSPKDFQSIHFHGQTFLHTTTTSNRHAVYPLLPGSFATLEMYASKPGLWQLETEIGFNQQRGMQTLFLVLDSDCSHPLGLQSGSVKDEQITANNTRGYWEPHLARLNNKGKYNAWSTDQSNSFIQVDFQRPVVISQVATQGAKQLFQSQFVTNYSMSYSNDRRRWTLYKGDSKYPIKVFPGNQEAYVTKTNTFSPPVIARFIRLHPVHWYNMATVRMEYYGCELDGCSVPLGMENGLIEDRRITASSVNSNWYFGPWSPFFARLNKQGAVNAWQAKYRDMKQWLQVELPDVMKITGIVTQGAKSLGKEMYVTSYTLKYSDNGIHWQDYTDDEDRPAKIFFGNTENNEHVKNFIYPPIFSRFIRIIPRTWMGSITLRVELLGCNFE, encoded by the exons ATGAGGCTTGGTGTCTGGACTGGAGATCCAAGTCTCCTTCCCGTTCTCCTGCTGGCTCTTCTGACCTCCTTCTCTGTCCACGTTGGAGGCAACCAGCAGGACCAAACTAGGACAAGACATTACTACATAGCCGCTAAGGAGATATACTGGAACTACAATGACAATGACACACATAG GTTCAGCCCCATGTACAAGAAAGTGGTTTTCCGAGAGTATGAGAAAGACTTTACACAGGAAAAGGTTCATGACCCCTCATTAG GTTTGCTTGGCCCGACACTGAGGGCCGAGCAGGGCGAGACCCTGGTGATCACTTTCAGAAACTTGGCGTCAGAACCGCACAACCTCCACCCACACGGCATAGCTTACGGGAAGAACTCCGAGG GAGCGCAGTACTTTGACAACACGTCTCCAAAAGAAAAGGAGGATGATGTGGTGAAACCGGGCAACGAGCACGTATACTACTGGGAGGTGACACCCGACGTCTCTCCCAAACCCGATGACCCTGCCTGCCTCACCTACTCGTACATCTCCCACATGAACTTAGTGGAGGACTTCAACTCCGGCCTCATTGGCGCTTTGCTCATCTGCAAGAATG GGAGCTTGGACGAGTCAGGGATGCAGGCTGGCATCAAACGAGAGCTGGTGCTACTCTTTGGGGTTTTTGATGAGCGAGAAAGCATCTATAAGCCAAAGGACCGCTCCTTAGACCACGTCCACTACACCATTAATGGCTACACCAAGGGAGCGCTACCTG GGTTGAGCATATGTGCATATTCCTCAGTGAGCCTTTACCTGCTGGGCATGAGCTCTGAGCCCGAGCTGTTCTCGGTGCACATCACAGGGCAGGTGCTGCAGCACATGCGCCACAAGGTGTCATCCCTGGGCCTCATCAGCGCCTCCTCTACCACCGCCAGTATGGTGCCTGTGCACATAGGCCGCTGGATGATATCCTCGCACGTGCTCAAGCACATTGAAG AGGGTATGCATGCCTTCCTTGATGTGAACACGTGTGAGGGCATCAAAGCACCACGGCACAGGATGACCCTCGAGCAAAGACGCGAAAGCAGGGAGTGGAAATATTACATCGCTGCTGAGGAGGTCATCTGGGACTATGCACCTAATATGCCTGAATACATTGACAA aagCTACAAGATCCAATACCTGGAACAGTCCCCAACTCGCATCGGCAGGAAGTACAAGAAGGTAGTTTACACACTATACAATGAGTCCTTCACAGAACGAATAGAGAACAAGCAGCGGAAAAGTGAGCTTGGCATCCTGGGTCCAGTAATAAGAGCGCAAGTCAGAGATGTCATCAAG ATTGTATTCAAGAACATGGCGTCCAGGCCTTACAGCATCTATCCACATGGACTGACAATCGAAAAGTCAGAGGAGGGTGTGAACTACCCGGAAGGAG GGAACAAGACGCACGCTGTCCAGCCGGGTGAGACGTACACATACGTTTGGCGAGTGGCCGAGGAGGACGGGCCTCTGAAAGGAGACTCTAGGTGTCTGACACGGATGTACCACAGTGCCGTGGACACGCCACGTGACATAGCCTCAGGTCTGATCGGACCACTCCTCATCTGCAAGGGTCAGTCGCTCAATGTCAGGAATGTGCAG GTCAAATCAGACAAGGAGCAACAGGCCATGTTTGCTGTGTTCGACGAAAACAAGAGCTGGTATCTGGATGACAACATTCGGCAGTTCTGCGATCGATCCCGAGTCAACAAGGCAGACCCCAACTTTTACAAGTCCAATGTCATGCACA CTATCAATGGCTATGTGTACGAGAGTGGGCCACTCTTGGGCTTCTGCAACGGGGAAGTGGCAACATGGCATGTGTCCAGTGTTGGTTCACAGGACTACATTCAGACAGCAACAGTCTATGGCcacacatttgaactgaataacCGTATGGAAGACATCCTGAGCCTCTACCCCATGACTGGCGATACCATTACAATGAGGATGGAAAACATAG GTGTTTGGCTTCTTGCATCATTGAATTCCCATGAGACGACCAAAGGAATGCGTTTGAAGTTCCAGGATGTTGAGTGTTTCCGTGACCACCACTATGAGTATAGTGACTACTACGAGCCAGGAAAAATGCAATTTGATCTATGGAAGACCCCAACTAGGACGGAAATCATGAATAAGAAAGAGGAGGAATTGAAAAAGGCAAAAGAGCCTGCCCCAAGTACAACAGCGACTGATGACTACACAGAGATGTTTGCCAATGAGTTAGGCCTCAGGTCACTGAAGAAGCAAGCTACAGTGGAGAGCGTGGAGAAGATCGACTTGTCTTTCCTTGACTATGATGCTGTTGATGTGCCAGATGGAAAATTCACAATAAAGACAAAAACTTCAATATACGGTAATACGGGCTTATCCCAAGACGAAGGCACAAATAGCAGTGCTTCTGGGCTGGCTTCGAGTCTTGATAATGAAAGCACTTCCAAAACTACTCAAACAACACTTTGTAACACAACAGCTTCATTAAACTTTGGGAATATATCAACTAATATTACCAATTTAACTGAGGCAACAAGGTCATTAGAAGctgaaaaatttaataaaacctTACCAAGTGACAATCTGACCTCTTTATGCTTAAAGGAGAAATTAAAAGAAGCGCTGGCACGAGGGGAAGTCATCACCAGCTTGGAAAGCCAAAACAAGACTGCAGTTGATACTGTCCACAGAGCTAATGTAACTAATGCCTTTGATTATGGACCTCTGATGAATTTAACAAAGTCCAAGTCAGCACAGAGCGGCAACTCTGTTCTTGAGCAATCAAACGCTACATCTCACTTGAACAAGACTCAGTTCTCAGATGTCCGGCAGGCCACCTCTGAAGATTTAAATGGTTCCGAAAGCAGTGAGGAAGTGTTTATATACCTCAACCAAAACCACACGGAGGTGATTAAAACTACTTCTGTGAGGACAGCGAGTCACAACTGGACTTATGACGCAACTTACAAAAAGGTACCAATGGAGATTCCAGACCATGTGGTGGAATACATAAAGGAAACCCCAACACCCAAAAAGACACCAAAGATCAAGAGAGTGAACTTCCGACAGTGGCCACAGAAGGGCCAAggcatgaaaacaaggaagaggAAAGTATACAAGCCGGAGGTCACAAGCGGTTTACCTCTCTCTCCTCGTGGATTCAACCCTGACCTGACTCCAAGGGGGTCACGCCCCGCTTCAGCACAAGCCATCTTATTTGAGGAGGACCTCATTAACACGCCTGTGGTCATCGGTGTGCCCCGGCCAGATTTCAGCGACTATGAGTTTTATATTCCGGGAGATGAGCCTGACCATTTATCTTTAGACAAGCAGGATTTGAAGGCAGACGAATATGAGTATGTAAACTACAAAGATCCCTACAGCAGTCATCAAGACATCAAGACCTTCAACATAGAGGAGACCGCTAAATACTACCTAAAACACTCAGGGCCGAATTTCAAGATGTACTTCATTGCTGCAGAGGAGGTCGAGTGGGATTACGCTGGCAGTGGACAGAG AAGGCAGGAAAGATCTCACCAGAACAGCCGGAACACTAAATTCAAGAAAGTGGTATTCCGAGGTTACACGGATGGGCTCTTCAGAACTCCTGAAATCCGAGGCGAGAAGGAACAGCATCTTGGCATCCTGGGACCTGTCATCAAGGCAGAGTATGGACAAAGCATCATG GTGGTGTTCAAAAATAAAGCCAAACGTCCATTCTCCTTACACCCCAATGGAGTTACCTATACCAAGTGGACAGAAGGTCTGTCCTATGAGGATAGCTCCAAGCCCTGGTACAGAGATGATAATGAAGTTCCACCCAATGGCAACTTCACATATATCTGGAAGGTCCCTCGAAAGCCTGCACATAGGCCAGATGAGCCTCACTGTCAGACTTGGACCTATTACTCCGGTGTTAATCCT GAAAAGGACATCCACTCTGGCTTGATCGGACCTTTGCTGGTGTGTCCAGAGGgaacttttaaaaatgtgacgAACACGAGGGAATTTGCGCTGCTCTTCATGACCTTCGATGAGTCGCAGAGCTGGTACTATGAGGAGAACCGTGAAACCATGCAGCGGGAAAGACGAAGAGGAGTTCCGGACCCTATCCTTAAAGAGACCCTCCAGTTCCATT CCATCAATGGTATCACATATAGCCTTAAGGGCCTGAGGATGTATACTAATCAGCTGATCCGGTGGCACCTGATCAACATGGGCTCTCCTAAAGATTTCCAGAGCATCCACTTCCACGGACAGACATTCCTCCACACGACGACCACCAGCAACAGACATGCAGTCTATCCACTGCTTCCTG GGAGTTTCGCTACACTGGAGATGTATGCATCAAAGCCTGGCCTTTGGCAGCTGGAGACAGAAATTGGCTTCAACCAGCAGCGAGGGATGCAGACACTCTTCTTAGTCCTCGATAGTG ACTGCTCCCACCCCCTGGGCTTGCAATCGGGCAGTGTAAAAGATGAGCAGATCACAGCCAACAACACTCGAG GATACTGGGAGCCACATCTTGCCAGATTGAACAATAAAGGCAAATACAATGCATGGAGCACAGACCAGAGCAACAGTTTTATTCAG GTGGACTTTCAGCGTCCTGTGGTGATCAGTCAGGTGGCCACACAAGGAGCAAAGCAGCTCTTCCAATCCCAATTTGTCACAAATTACTCCATGTCCTATAGCAACGACCGCAGAAGATGGACTCTCTACAAGGGAGACAGTAAATACCCAATAAAG GTGTTTCCTGGGAACCAGGAAGCCTatgtgacaaaaacaaacacctttTCCCCACCGGTGATTGCACGGTTCATTCGGCTCCACCCTGTGCATTGGTACAACATGGCTACAGTGCGAATGGAGTATTACGGCTGTGAGCTTGATG GCTGCTCAGTGCCTTTAGGGATGGAGAACGGACTGATAGAGGACCGTCGCATCACGGCAAGCTCTGTGAACTCCAACTGGTACTTCGGACCATGGAGTCCCTTTTTTGCTCGCCTTAACAAACAAGGAGCCGTTAACGCATGGCAAGCAAAG TACAGAGACATGAAGCAGTGGCTTCAGGTAGAACTACCAGATGTCATGAAGATAACAGGTATTGTCACTCAAGGAGCCAAGTCCCTGGGGAAAGAGATGTACGTCACCTCGTACACTCTAAAGTACAGTGACAATGGGATCCACTGGCAGGACTACACCGACGATGAGGACCGTCCAGCAAAG ATCTTCTTCGGGAACACGGAAAACAATGAACATGTCAAGAATTTCATATACCCTCCCATTTTTTCTCGCTTCATTCGAATCATCCCCAGAACCTGGATGGGCTCCATCACACTGCGGGTAGAGCTGTTGGGCTGCAACTTCGAGTGA
- the f5 gene encoding coagulation factor V isoform X2: MRLGVWTGDPSLLPVLLLALLTSFSVHVGGNQQDQTRTRHYYIAAKEIYWNYNDNDTHRFSPMYKKVVFREYEKDFTQEKVHDPSLGLLGPTLRAEQGETLVITFRNLASEPHNLHPHGIAYGKNSEGAQYFDNTSPKEKEDDVVKPGNEHVYYWEVTPDVSPKPDDPACLTYSYISHMNLVEDFNSGLIGALLICKNGSLDESGMQAGIKRELVLLFGVFDERESIYKPKDRSLDHVHYTINGYTKGALPGLSICAYSSVSLYLLGMSSEPELFSVHITGQVLQHMRHKVSSLGLISASSTTASMVPVHIGRWMISSHVLKHIEEGMHAFLDVNTCEGIKAPRHRMTLEQRRESREWKYYIAAEEVIWDYAPNMPEYIDNYKIQYLEQSPTRIGRKYKKVVYTLYNESFTERIENKQRKSELGILGPVIRAQVRDVIKIVFKNMASRPYSIYPHGLTIEKSEEGVNYPEGGNKTHAVQPGETYTYVWRVAEEDGPLKGDSRCLTRMYHSAVDTPRDIASGLIGPLLICKGQSLNVRNVQVKSDKEQQAMFAVFDENKSWYLDDNIRQFCDRSRVNKADPNFYKSNVMHTINGYVYESGPLLGFCNGEVATWHVSSVGSQDYIQTATVYGHTFELNNRMEDILSLYPMTGDTITMRMENIGVWLLASLNSHETTKGMRLKFQDVECFRDHHYEYSDYYEPGKMQFDLWKTPTRTEIMNKKEEELKKAKEPAPSTTATDDYTEMFANELGLRSLKKQATVESVEKIDLSFLDYDAVDVPDGKFTIKTKTSIYGNTGLSQDEGTNSSASGLASSLDNESTSKTTQTTLCNTTASLNFGNISTNITNLTEATRSLEAEKFNKTLPSDNLTSLCLKEKLKEALARGEVITSLESQNKTAVDTVHRANVTNAFDYGPLMNLTKSKSAQSGNSVLEQSNATSHLNKTQFSDVRQATSEDLNGSESSEEVFIYLNQNHTEVIKTTSVRTASHNWTYDATYKKVPMEIPDHVVEYIKETPTPKKTPKIKRVNFRQWPQKGQGMKTRKRKVYKPEVTSGLPLSPRGFNPDLTPRGSRPASAQAILFEEDLINTPVVIGVPRPDFSDYEFYIPGDEPDHLSLDKQDLKADEYEYVNYKDPYSSHQDIKTFNIEETAKYYLKHSGPNFKMYFIAAEEVEWDYAGSGQRRQERSHQNSRNTKFKKVVFRGYTDGLFRTPEIRGEKEQHLGILGPVIKAEYGQSIMVVFKNKAKRPFSLHPNGVTYTKWTEGLSYEDSSKPWYRDDNEVPPNGNFTYIWKVPRKPAHRPDEPHCQTWTYYSGVNPEKDIHSGLIGPLLVCPEGTFKNVTNTREFALLFMTFDESQSWYYEENRETMQRERRRGVPDPILKETLQFHSINGITYSLKGLRMYTNQLIRWHLINMGSPKDFQSIHFHGQTFLHTTTTSNRHAVYPLLPGSFATLEMYASKPGLWQLETEIGFNQQRGMQTLFLVLDSDCSHPLGLQSGSVKDEQITANNTRGYWEPHLARLNNKGKYNAWSTDQSNSFIQVDFQRPVVISQVATQGAKQLFQSQFVTNYSMSYSNDRRRWTLYKGDSKYPIKVFPGNQEAYVTKTNTFSPPVIARFIRLHPVHWYNMATVRMEYYGCELDGCSVPLGMENGLIEDRRITASSVNSNWYFGPWSPFFARLNKQGAVNAWQAKYRDMKQWLQVELPDVMKITGIVTQGAKSLGKEMYVTSYTLKYSDNGIHWQDYTDDEDRPAKIFFGNTENNEHVKNFIYPPIFSRFIRIIPRTWMGSITLRVELLGCNFE; encoded by the exons ATGAGGCTTGGTGTCTGGACTGGAGATCCAAGTCTCCTTCCCGTTCTCCTGCTGGCTCTTCTGACCTCCTTCTCTGTCCACGTTGGAGGCAACCAGCAGGACCAAACTAGGACAAGACATTACTACATAGCCGCTAAGGAGATATACTGGAACTACAATGACAATGACACACATAG GTTCAGCCCCATGTACAAGAAAGTGGTTTTCCGAGAGTATGAGAAAGACTTTACACAGGAAAAGGTTCATGACCCCTCATTAG GTTTGCTTGGCCCGACACTGAGGGCCGAGCAGGGCGAGACCCTGGTGATCACTTTCAGAAACTTGGCGTCAGAACCGCACAACCTCCACCCACACGGCATAGCTTACGGGAAGAACTCCGAGG GAGCGCAGTACTTTGACAACACGTCTCCAAAAGAAAAGGAGGATGATGTGGTGAAACCGGGCAACGAGCACGTATACTACTGGGAGGTGACACCCGACGTCTCTCCCAAACCCGATGACCCTGCCTGCCTCACCTACTCGTACATCTCCCACATGAACTTAGTGGAGGACTTCAACTCCGGCCTCATTGGCGCTTTGCTCATCTGCAAGAATG GGAGCTTGGACGAGTCAGGGATGCAGGCTGGCATCAAACGAGAGCTGGTGCTACTCTTTGGGGTTTTTGATGAGCGAGAAAGCATCTATAAGCCAAAGGACCGCTCCTTAGACCACGTCCACTACACCATTAATGGCTACACCAAGGGAGCGCTACCTG GGTTGAGCATATGTGCATATTCCTCAGTGAGCCTTTACCTGCTGGGCATGAGCTCTGAGCCCGAGCTGTTCTCGGTGCACATCACAGGGCAGGTGCTGCAGCACATGCGCCACAAGGTGTCATCCCTGGGCCTCATCAGCGCCTCCTCTACCACCGCCAGTATGGTGCCTGTGCACATAGGCCGCTGGATGATATCCTCGCACGTGCTCAAGCACATTGAAG AGGGTATGCATGCCTTCCTTGATGTGAACACGTGTGAGGGCATCAAAGCACCACGGCACAGGATGACCCTCGAGCAAAGACGCGAAAGCAGGGAGTGGAAATATTACATCGCTGCTGAGGAGGTCATCTGGGACTATGCACCTAATATGCCTGAATACATTGACAA CTACAAGATCCAATACCTGGAACAGTCCCCAACTCGCATCGGCAGGAAGTACAAGAAGGTAGTTTACACACTATACAATGAGTCCTTCACAGAACGAATAGAGAACAAGCAGCGGAAAAGTGAGCTTGGCATCCTGGGTCCAGTAATAAGAGCGCAAGTCAGAGATGTCATCAAG ATTGTATTCAAGAACATGGCGTCCAGGCCTTACAGCATCTATCCACATGGACTGACAATCGAAAAGTCAGAGGAGGGTGTGAACTACCCGGAAGGAG GGAACAAGACGCACGCTGTCCAGCCGGGTGAGACGTACACATACGTTTGGCGAGTGGCCGAGGAGGACGGGCCTCTGAAAGGAGACTCTAGGTGTCTGACACGGATGTACCACAGTGCCGTGGACACGCCACGTGACATAGCCTCAGGTCTGATCGGACCACTCCTCATCTGCAAGGGTCAGTCGCTCAATGTCAGGAATGTGCAG GTCAAATCAGACAAGGAGCAACAGGCCATGTTTGCTGTGTTCGACGAAAACAAGAGCTGGTATCTGGATGACAACATTCGGCAGTTCTGCGATCGATCCCGAGTCAACAAGGCAGACCCCAACTTTTACAAGTCCAATGTCATGCACA CTATCAATGGCTATGTGTACGAGAGTGGGCCACTCTTGGGCTTCTGCAACGGGGAAGTGGCAACATGGCATGTGTCCAGTGTTGGTTCACAGGACTACATTCAGACAGCAACAGTCTATGGCcacacatttgaactgaataacCGTATGGAAGACATCCTGAGCCTCTACCCCATGACTGGCGATACCATTACAATGAGGATGGAAAACATAG GTGTTTGGCTTCTTGCATCATTGAATTCCCATGAGACGACCAAAGGAATGCGTTTGAAGTTCCAGGATGTTGAGTGTTTCCGTGACCACCACTATGAGTATAGTGACTACTACGAGCCAGGAAAAATGCAATTTGATCTATGGAAGACCCCAACTAGGACGGAAATCATGAATAAGAAAGAGGAGGAATTGAAAAAGGCAAAAGAGCCTGCCCCAAGTACAACAGCGACTGATGACTACACAGAGATGTTTGCCAATGAGTTAGGCCTCAGGTCACTGAAGAAGCAAGCTACAGTGGAGAGCGTGGAGAAGATCGACTTGTCTTTCCTTGACTATGATGCTGTTGATGTGCCAGATGGAAAATTCACAATAAAGACAAAAACTTCAATATACGGTAATACGGGCTTATCCCAAGACGAAGGCACAAATAGCAGTGCTTCTGGGCTGGCTTCGAGTCTTGATAATGAAAGCACTTCCAAAACTACTCAAACAACACTTTGTAACACAACAGCTTCATTAAACTTTGGGAATATATCAACTAATATTACCAATTTAACTGAGGCAACAAGGTCATTAGAAGctgaaaaatttaataaaacctTACCAAGTGACAATCTGACCTCTTTATGCTTAAAGGAGAAATTAAAAGAAGCGCTGGCACGAGGGGAAGTCATCACCAGCTTGGAAAGCCAAAACAAGACTGCAGTTGATACTGTCCACAGAGCTAATGTAACTAATGCCTTTGATTATGGACCTCTGATGAATTTAACAAAGTCCAAGTCAGCACAGAGCGGCAACTCTGTTCTTGAGCAATCAAACGCTACATCTCACTTGAACAAGACTCAGTTCTCAGATGTCCGGCAGGCCACCTCTGAAGATTTAAATGGTTCCGAAAGCAGTGAGGAAGTGTTTATATACCTCAACCAAAACCACACGGAGGTGATTAAAACTACTTCTGTGAGGACAGCGAGTCACAACTGGACTTATGACGCAACTTACAAAAAGGTACCAATGGAGATTCCAGACCATGTGGTGGAATACATAAAGGAAACCCCAACACCCAAAAAGACACCAAAGATCAAGAGAGTGAACTTCCGACAGTGGCCACAGAAGGGCCAAggcatgaaaacaaggaagaggAAAGTATACAAGCCGGAGGTCACAAGCGGTTTACCTCTCTCTCCTCGTGGATTCAACCCTGACCTGACTCCAAGGGGGTCACGCCCCGCTTCAGCACAAGCCATCTTATTTGAGGAGGACCTCATTAACACGCCTGTGGTCATCGGTGTGCCCCGGCCAGATTTCAGCGACTATGAGTTTTATATTCCGGGAGATGAGCCTGACCATTTATCTTTAGACAAGCAGGATTTGAAGGCAGACGAATATGAGTATGTAAACTACAAAGATCCCTACAGCAGTCATCAAGACATCAAGACCTTCAACATAGAGGAGACCGCTAAATACTACCTAAAACACTCAGGGCCGAATTTCAAGATGTACTTCATTGCTGCAGAGGAGGTCGAGTGGGATTACGCTGGCAGTGGACAGAG AAGGCAGGAAAGATCTCACCAGAACAGCCGGAACACTAAATTCAAGAAAGTGGTATTCCGAGGTTACACGGATGGGCTCTTCAGAACTCCTGAAATCCGAGGCGAGAAGGAACAGCATCTTGGCATCCTGGGACCTGTCATCAAGGCAGAGTATGGACAAAGCATCATG GTGGTGTTCAAAAATAAAGCCAAACGTCCATTCTCCTTACACCCCAATGGAGTTACCTATACCAAGTGGACAGAAGGTCTGTCCTATGAGGATAGCTCCAAGCCCTGGTACAGAGATGATAATGAAGTTCCACCCAATGGCAACTTCACATATATCTGGAAGGTCCCTCGAAAGCCTGCACATAGGCCAGATGAGCCTCACTGTCAGACTTGGACCTATTACTCCGGTGTTAATCCT GAAAAGGACATCCACTCTGGCTTGATCGGACCTTTGCTGGTGTGTCCAGAGGgaacttttaaaaatgtgacgAACACGAGGGAATTTGCGCTGCTCTTCATGACCTTCGATGAGTCGCAGAGCTGGTACTATGAGGAGAACCGTGAAACCATGCAGCGGGAAAGACGAAGAGGAGTTCCGGACCCTATCCTTAAAGAGACCCTCCAGTTCCATT CCATCAATGGTATCACATATAGCCTTAAGGGCCTGAGGATGTATACTAATCAGCTGATCCGGTGGCACCTGATCAACATGGGCTCTCCTAAAGATTTCCAGAGCATCCACTTCCACGGACAGACATTCCTCCACACGACGACCACCAGCAACAGACATGCAGTCTATCCACTGCTTCCTG GGAGTTTCGCTACACTGGAGATGTATGCATCAAAGCCTGGCCTTTGGCAGCTGGAGACAGAAATTGGCTTCAACCAGCAGCGAGGGATGCAGACACTCTTCTTAGTCCTCGATAGTG ACTGCTCCCACCCCCTGGGCTTGCAATCGGGCAGTGTAAAAGATGAGCAGATCACAGCCAACAACACTCGAG GATACTGGGAGCCACATCTTGCCAGATTGAACAATAAAGGCAAATACAATGCATGGAGCACAGACCAGAGCAACAGTTTTATTCAG GTGGACTTTCAGCGTCCTGTGGTGATCAGTCAGGTGGCCACACAAGGAGCAAAGCAGCTCTTCCAATCCCAATTTGTCACAAATTACTCCATGTCCTATAGCAACGACCGCAGAAGATGGACTCTCTACAAGGGAGACAGTAAATACCCAATAAAG GTGTTTCCTGGGAACCAGGAAGCCTatgtgacaaaaacaaacacctttTCCCCACCGGTGATTGCACGGTTCATTCGGCTCCACCCTGTGCATTGGTACAACATGGCTACAGTGCGAATGGAGTATTACGGCTGTGAGCTTGATG GCTGCTCAGTGCCTTTAGGGATGGAGAACGGACTGATAGAGGACCGTCGCATCACGGCAAGCTCTGTGAACTCCAACTGGTACTTCGGACCATGGAGTCCCTTTTTTGCTCGCCTTAACAAACAAGGAGCCGTTAACGCATGGCAAGCAAAG TACAGAGACATGAAGCAGTGGCTTCAGGTAGAACTACCAGATGTCATGAAGATAACAGGTATTGTCACTCAAGGAGCCAAGTCCCTGGGGAAAGAGATGTACGTCACCTCGTACACTCTAAAGTACAGTGACAATGGGATCCACTGGCAGGACTACACCGACGATGAGGACCGTCCAGCAAAG ATCTTCTTCGGGAACACGGAAAACAATGAACATGTCAAGAATTTCATATACCCTCCCATTTTTTCTCGCTTCATTCGAATCATCCCCAGAACCTGGATGGGCTCCATCACACTGCGGGTAGAGCTGTTGGGCTGCAACTTCGAGTGA